The following proteins come from a genomic window of Ictidomys tridecemlineatus isolate mIctTri1 chromosome 9, mIctTri1.hap1, whole genome shotgun sequence:
- the LOC101960244 gene encoding MORF4 family-associated protein 1, with protein sequence MRPLDVVELAEPEEVEVLEPEEDFEQFLLPVINEMREDIAALTRERGRAHARNRGKLWEMDNMLIQIKTQVEASEESALNHLQGADGGAAPRAAPRCEKAEEKAKELAKMAEMLVALVRRIEKGESA encoded by the coding sequence ATGCGGCCCCTGGACGTGGTGGAGCTGGCCGAGCCCGAGGAGGTGGAGGTGCTGGAGCCCGAGGAGGACTTCGAGCAGTTCCTGCTGCCGGTCATCAACGAGATGCGCGAGGACATCGCGGCGCTGACCCGCGAGCGCGGCCGGGCGCACGCGCGCAACCGCGGCAAGCTGTGGGAGATGGACAATATGCTCATCCAGATCAAGACGCAGGTGGAGGCCTCGGAGGAGAGCGCGCTGAACCACCTGCAGGGCGCGGACGGCGGCGCGGCGCCCCGGGCGGCCCCGCGCTGCGAGAAGGCGGAGGAGAAGGCCAAGGAGCTGGCCAAGATGGCAGAGATGCTGGTGGCGCTGGTGCGGCGGATAGAGAAGGGCGAGTCGGCGTGA